The Leclercia sp. S52 genome has a segment encoding these proteins:
- the fhuF gene encoding siderophore-iron reductase FhuF, protein MAIRSAHVIENVIWQTRLPAGPSGLADAVRDAIAGTRAHMLDVIKLDETPPHHALTLAQWQRPAELQSLLATYSDHIYRNQPTLARENKPLLSLWAQWYIGLMVPPMMLALLTQDVALDLSPEHFHVEFHETGRAACFWIDVHEDSQTTSLSAQQRIEVLITRALIPVVEALEETGEINGKLIWSNTGYLIHWYLNEMKSLLGDEKVDALRQSLFFARQLSDGRDNPLYRTVVPRDGLLVRRTCCQRYRLPDVQQCGDCTLK, encoded by the coding sequence ATGGCCATACGCTCTGCACACGTCATTGAGAATGTTATCTGGCAAACCCGCCTTCCGGCCGGGCCTTCCGGGCTTGCGGATGCGGTACGTGATGCCATTGCCGGGACGCGTGCGCATATGCTGGACGTCATCAAGCTGGATGAGACCCCTCCGCATCACGCCCTGACGCTGGCGCAGTGGCAACGCCCTGCCGAGCTGCAGTCGTTGCTGGCAACCTACTCCGATCATATCTACCGCAATCAACCCACCCTGGCGCGCGAGAACAAGCCGCTGCTGTCGCTGTGGGCGCAATGGTATATCGGGCTGATGGTGCCGCCGATGATGCTGGCCCTGCTTACCCAGGACGTAGCGCTGGATCTCTCCCCTGAGCACTTCCACGTTGAGTTTCACGAAACCGGGCGCGCCGCCTGCTTCTGGATCGACGTCCACGAAGACAGCCAGACGACCTCGCTTTCTGCGCAGCAAAGAATTGAAGTGCTGATTACCCGAGCGCTGATCCCGGTCGTTGAGGCGCTGGAAGAGACGGGTGAGATTAACGGCAAACTTATCTGGAGCAATACCGGGTATTTAATTCACTGGTATCTGAATGAAATGAAAAGCCTGCTGGGCGATGAGAAGGTCGACGCGCTGCGCCAGTCCCTTTTCTTTGCCCGCCAGCTGTCGGATGGGCGTGATAACCCGCTTTACCGCACAGTGGTTCCGCGCGACGGGCTGCTGGTGCGTCGCACCTGCTGTCAGCGCTATCGCCTGCCGGATGTGCAGCAGTGCGGGGACTGCACGCTTAAATAA
- a CDS encoding DUF1435 domain-containing protein produces MLSRALGSGWGVILPGAMIAGLAFTDLSLAVWKLIIVSGLLMSSVMIWHKQLRHFVLLPSCVALIAGIWVLAMNLK; encoded by the coding sequence ATGTTGAGCAGAGCGTTAGGGAGTGGATGGGGTGTGATACTGCCGGGGGCGATGATTGCCGGGCTGGCCTTTACCGATCTGTCGCTGGCGGTCTGGAAACTGATTATCGTGTCGGGATTACTGATGTCATCGGTCATGATCTGGCATAAACAACTGCGGCACTTTGTGCTGCTGCCATCTTGTGTCGCGCTGATTGCGGGAATATGGGTGCTGGCGATGAATCTGAAATGA